A stretch of the Massilia varians genome encodes the following:
- a CDS encoding NAD(P)H-hydrate dehydratase has product METLIDTPDRATAVHDVDSALLRGWPVPMPAVEGDKEIRGHVLVLGGSCEMPGAVILAATAALRAGAGKLTIATGRSVAQLVALAMPEARVIGLPEHASAGFSMDAVASLDPLAERVDAVLVGPGMRDEPATAALVHALLPRLDAAGTQVVLDACAMGALLHPPAPWPSGMPWRFERPVILTPHAGEMAHLTGTPKGDITAAPDPRALEAARAWNAVVALKGARTVIATPDGTLYQHEGGNVGLAISGSGDVLAGIIAGLAARGAPLDQATCWGVALHARAGERLAERMGTLGYLAREISQEIPALLEHIAGKDAGGSETIRPTPVGWGAAF; this is encoded by the coding sequence ATGGAAACGCTCATCGACACGCCTGACCGCGCCACTGCCGTGCACGACGTCGACTCAGCCCTGTTGCGGGGCTGGCCGGTGCCGATGCCGGCCGTCGAAGGCGACAAGGAAATCCGCGGCCACGTGCTGGTGCTGGGCGGCTCTTGCGAGATGCCGGGCGCGGTCATCCTGGCCGCCACCGCGGCCCTGCGCGCGGGCGCCGGCAAGCTCACCATCGCCACCGGCCGCAGCGTGGCCCAGCTGGTGGCCCTGGCCATGCCCGAGGCGCGCGTGATCGGCCTGCCCGAGCACGCCAGCGCCGGCTTCAGCATGGACGCCGTCGCCTCCCTCGACCCGCTGGCCGAGCGCGTCGACGCGGTGCTGGTCGGGCCGGGCATGCGCGACGAGCCGGCCACCGCGGCCCTGGTGCATGCGCTGCTGCCGCGCCTGGACGCGGCCGGCACCCAGGTGGTGCTGGACGCCTGCGCCATGGGCGCGCTGCTGCATCCGCCCGCGCCCTGGCCGTCCGGCATGCCCTGGCGCTTCGAGCGTCCGGTCATCCTCACCCCGCACGCGGGCGAGATGGCGCACCTGACCGGGACGCCCAAGGGCGACATCACGGCCGCGCCCGACCCGCGCGCACTGGAAGCGGCGCGGGCCTGGAACGCGGTGGTCGCATTAAAAGGTGCGCGCACTGTCATCGCAACGCCGGATGGAACGTTGTACCAGCATGAAGGCGGCAATGTTGGCCTGGCCATCTCCGGCTCGGGCGACGTGCTGGCCGGTATCATCGCCGGCCTCGCCGCCCGCGGCGCGCCGCTGGACCAGGCCACCTGCTGGGGCGTGGCACTGCATGCGCGTGCCGGCGAACGCCTCGCCGAACGCATGGGCACATTGGGATATCTAGCGCGGGAAATATCGCAGGAGATACCCGCGCTCCTGGAACACATCGCCGGCAAGGATGCCGGCGGCAGCGAGACCATCCGGCCCACGCCGGTGGGTTGGGGAGCGGCGTTCTGA
- the ltrA gene encoding group II intron reverse transcriptase/maturase, whose product MQKVQRQMPANAGREAVGQGEAMLDAFSDEAFCPRHATGNTGSALLQAALTTENLRRAFKRVRANKGAAGVDGLDIDQTSRRLATEWPHIREQLLTGTYRPSPVRRVTIPKPDGGERELGIPTVTDRLIQQALLQVLQPILDPTFSEHSYGFRPGRRAQDAVLAAQAYVQSGLRIVVDVDLSKFFDRVNHDILIDRLKKRIDDARVIRLVRAYLNSGIMEHGVVQERSEGTPQGGPLSPLLANVMLDEVDKELERRGHRFARYADDANVYVRSRRAGERVMGLLRRCYAKLHLVVNEGKSAVASVFGRKFLGYSLWVARGGEIKRKVAEKPLQAFKQRIRELTCRSGGRSMPDVVRGLRSYMLGWRGYFQLAQTPKVWRGLDEWLRHRLRAIQLKHWKRGSTMYRELLKLGAWPSAARHVAANSRRWWHNSDRLLKTVMTIGYFDRLGVPRLS is encoded by the coding sequence ATGCAGAAGGTACAGCGTCAGATGCCCGCTAACGCGGGGCGGGAAGCCGTAGGGCAAGGTGAAGCCATGCTCGATGCTTTCAGCGACGAAGCGTTCTGCCCGCGGCATGCAACCGGAAACACGGGGTCGGCGCTGTTGCAAGCGGCGCTGACGACAGAGAACCTGCGGCGGGCGTTCAAGCGTGTGCGGGCCAACAAGGGAGCTGCCGGCGTGGATGGACTGGACATTGACCAGACTTCACGGCGGCTGGCGACCGAATGGCCACACATACGGGAACAACTGCTGACGGGGACGTACCGGCCCAGCCCGGTACGTCGGGTGACGATACCGAAGCCTGACGGTGGCGAGCGCGAGCTCGGCATCCCGACGGTGACGGATCGCCTGATCCAGCAAGCACTATTGCAGGTGCTGCAACCGATCCTTGACCCCACTTTCAGTGAGCACAGCTATGGTTTTCGGCCGGGCAGGCGTGCGCAGGATGCGGTGTTAGCCGCTCAGGCATACGTCCAGTCCGGGTTGAGAATCGTGGTGGACGTGGACTTGTCGAAATTCTTCGACCGGGTCAACCATGACATCCTGATCGATCGCCTGAAGAAACGCATCGACGACGCCCGAGTGATCCGGCTGGTCCGTGCCTATCTGAACAGCGGCATCATGGAGCATGGCGTGGTGCAGGAGCGAAGCGAAGGAACGCCGCAAGGCGGGCCATTGAGTCCGCTGCTTGCCAACGTGATGCTCGATGAAGTGGACAAGGAACTGGAACGGCGCGGCCATCGCTTTGCACGCTACGCCGACGATGCGAATGTGTATGTGCGCAGCAGGCGGGCGGGTGAGCGGGTGATGGGGCTGCTGCGGCGCTGCTATGCCAAGTTGCACCTCGTGGTCAACGAGGGCAAGAGCGCGGTAGCTAGCGTCTTCGGCCGCAAGTTCCTCGGTTACAGCCTATGGGTGGCGCGTGGAGGCGAGATCAAACGCAAGGTGGCGGAAAAGCCGCTGCAAGCGTTCAAGCAACGTATTCGGGAGCTGACCTGCCGTTCCGGCGGACGCAGCATGCCGGATGTGGTGCGGGGACTGCGCTCCTATATGCTGGGTTGGAGAGGGTATTTCCAGCTGGCGCAAACCCCAAAGGTCTGGCGCGGACTCGATGAATGGTTGCGGCACAGGCTGCGAGCTATCCAGCTCAAGCACTGGAAACGCGGAAGCACCATGTATCGGGAACTGCTCAAGCTTGGGGCTTGGCCGTCGGCAGCAAGGCACGTGGCGGCGAACAGCCGCCGCTGGTGGCACAACAGCGATAGGCTACTCAAAACAGTGATGACTATCGGCTATTTCGACCGACTGGGCGTACCTCGCCTGTCTTGA
- a CDS encoding histidine phosphatase family protein, with product MEQKWPQEVWLVRHGQSAGNVARDLAEASAGHLIDIADRDVDVPLSELGERQSEALASWFAALPPEQQPTVVLHSPYVRAAETANILMQRLDRSRLVVESDERLREKEFGILDRLTTYGIAHHHPDLYEQRQHVGKFYFRPPGGESWCDVILRLRSVVDTLNREFCRERVLIVAHQVTVNCFRYLFERLDEKTILEFDRASDVPNCSVTSYEYDPDLGKGGHLALRLVNFVAPLESTGTPVTASKDLPAAPKA from the coding sequence ATGGAACAGAAGTGGCCACAGGAAGTCTGGCTGGTCAGGCATGGACAGAGCGCCGGCAACGTCGCGCGTGATCTCGCAGAAGCCTCTGCGGGCCACCTCATCGACATTGCGGACCGCGACGTCGATGTGCCCCTGTCCGAGCTGGGCGAGCGCCAGTCCGAGGCGCTCGCTTCCTGGTTCGCCGCGCTGCCGCCGGAGCAGCAGCCGACGGTGGTGCTGCATTCGCCCTACGTCCGCGCCGCCGAGACCGCCAACATCCTGATGCAGCGCCTGGACCGTTCGCGGCTGGTGGTCGAATCCGACGAGCGCCTGCGCGAAAAGGAATTCGGCATCCTCGACCGTCTCACTACCTACGGCATCGCGCACCACCATCCCGATCTGTACGAACAGCGCCAGCACGTCGGCAAGTTCTATTTCCGCCCGCCCGGCGGCGAGAGCTGGTGCGACGTGATCCTGCGCCTGCGCAGCGTGGTCGACACCCTGAACCGCGAGTTCTGCCGCGAGCGCGTGCTGATCGTCGCGCACCAAGTGACGGTCAATTGCTTCCGCTACCTGTTCGAGCGCCTCGACGAAAAAACCATCCTCGAGTTCGACCGCGCCAGCGACGTGCCGAACTGCTCGGTCACCTCCTACGAATACGACCCCGATCTCGGCAAGGGCGGCCATCTGGCCCTGCGCCTCGTGAATTTCGTGGCGCCGCTCGAATCGACCGGCACCCCCGTCACCGCCAGCAAGGACCTGCCTGCCGCACCGAAGGCTTAA
- a CDS encoding L-cystine transporter produces MNFPVLINLVLALLVCVLLYRLQATHVSFTKRVFTGLGLGVVLGAAMQAVYGAGSPAVAGTNAWLDVLGSGYVKLLQMIVIPLIMVSIVQAILKLRNAASLGAISTLTIGILLATTIVAAAIGILMAKLFGLSAVGLTSSAAEIARGEYLQGKLATAQEISLPSMLLSFIPANPFLDMTGARTTSTIAVVVFSIFIGISATGIAGKKPEVFASFSGFVHVAHVIVMRMVTLVLRLTPFGVFALMTKMVAGSSLQDILSLASFVAASYCALALMFLVHLLLVAGSGLNPLRYVVKIFPVLAFAFTSRTSAGSIPMSVATQTARLGTPEGIANFAASFGATMGQNGCAGIYPAMLAVMIAPTVGIDPFTASFLLPLLAIIAFGSIGVAGVGGGATFAALIVLSAMDLPVALAGLLISVEPLIDMGRTALNVSGSITAGTLTSRILGETDMRVFRSDAEINLDSESQAV; encoded by the coding sequence ATGAACTTTCCCGTCCTAATCAACCTGGTCCTCGCACTGCTCGTCTGCGTGCTGCTCTATCGCCTGCAGGCGACGCACGTGTCCTTCACCAAGCGGGTGTTTACCGGCCTCGGACTCGGCGTGGTGCTGGGGGCGGCCATGCAGGCCGTCTACGGCGCCGGCTCGCCCGCGGTCGCCGGCACCAATGCCTGGCTGGACGTGCTCGGCAGCGGCTACGTGAAACTGCTCCAGATGATCGTGATTCCCCTGATCATGGTCTCGATCGTGCAGGCCATCCTCAAGCTGCGCAACGCCGCCTCGCTCGGCGCCATCAGCACGCTGACGATCGGCATCCTGCTCGCCACCACCATCGTGGCAGCCGCGATCGGCATCCTGATGGCCAAGCTGTTCGGCCTGAGTGCGGTCGGCTTGACCAGCTCGGCCGCCGAAATCGCCCGCGGCGAATACCTGCAGGGCAAGCTGGCGACGGCGCAGGAAATCTCGCTGCCGTCGATGCTGCTGTCCTTTATTCCGGCCAATCCCTTTCTCGACATGACCGGGGCGCGCACCACCTCCACCATCGCGGTGGTGGTGTTCTCGATCTTCATCGGCATCTCGGCCACCGGCATCGCCGGCAAGAAGCCCGAGGTGTTCGCCTCCTTCAGCGGCTTCGTGCACGTGGCCCACGTGATCGTGATGCGCATGGTCACGCTGGTGCTGCGCCTGACGCCCTTTGGCGTGTTCGCCCTGATGACCAAGATGGTGGCCGGTTCGAGCCTGCAGGACATCCTCAGCCTGGCCAGTTTCGTGGCCGCCTCCTACTGTGCGCTGGCGCTGATGTTCCTGGTGCACCTGCTGCTGGTCGCGGGCAGCGGCCTGAACCCGCTGCGCTACGTGGTGAAAATCTTCCCGGTGCTGGCCTTCGCCTTCACCTCGCGCACCAGCGCCGGCTCGATCCCGATGAGCGTGGCGACCCAGACGGCGCGCCTCGGCACCCCGGAAGGCATCGCCAACTTCGCCGCCTCGTTCGGCGCCACCATGGGCCAGAACGGCTGCGCCGGCATCTATCCGGCCATGCTGGCGGTGATGATCGCGCCGACCGTCGGCATCGATCCGTTCACCGCATCCTTCCTGCTGCCGCTGCTGGCGATCATTGCCTTCGGTTCGATCGGCGTGGCCGGCGTCGGCGGCGGCGCCACCTTCGCCGCCCTGATCGTGCTGTCGGCGATGGATTTGCCGGTGGCGCTGGCCGGTCTCCTGATTTCGGTGGAACCCCTGATCGACATGGGCCGCACCGCCCTCAACGTCAGCGGTTCGATTACCGCCGGCACGCTCACCAGCCGCATCCTCGGAGAGACCGATATGCGCGTGTTTCGTAGCGACGCGGAAATCAATTTAGATAGCGAATCGCAAGCCGTGTAA
- a CDS encoding methyl-accepting chemotaxis protein, translated as MLKNLTIKTRLILVLVFLAAELIAGAAIGLYSLERANAELKDLHDNRVVALSQLSRVMQLVTLDQLLVAKAAPLEDSGKRKEMMAEVDANVAEMAANWKAYEATKLTSEEEILSAQFGKAYQAFMVQALQPAVAAVHAGDAARASQIVSGDMARLFQPLRQAGEGLVALQQRVAKQEYEASQRTYETVRLLCLAGLVCGLIMAAVVGWMLVRAIVRPLEQAVRIAGAVAAGDLTEKIEVASKDETGRLLQALKDMNASLVQIVTRVRAGTDTIATASGEIAAGNLDLSSRTEQQAGSLEETASSMEELTSTVKQNADNARQANALAVSAQQVAGKGGEVVQQVVHTMGAINSSATRIVDIIAVIDGIAFQTNILALNAAVEAARAGEQGRGFAVVAGEVRNLAQRSAAAAKEIKTLIDDSVEKVQIGSELVDRAGATMADIVQSVGRVTDIMAEITAASQEQTAGIEQINSAVLQMDQVTQQNAALVEEASAAAQSLQQEAAELAQAVGIFRLDAQAAPARPSVAAPGVARVASSLPAVRPAKGGAPARRAAKAAAAQPAPKAAQAVEAGEGWETF; from the coding sequence ATGCTTAAAAACCTTACCATCAAGACTCGTCTCATCCTCGTGCTTGTGTTCCTGGCGGCCGAGCTGATCGCCGGCGCGGCGATCGGCCTCTACAGCCTCGAAAGAGCGAACGCCGAGTTGAAGGACCTGCACGATAACCGGGTCGTCGCGCTAAGCCAGCTCAGCCGGGTGATGCAACTGGTCACGCTCGACCAGCTGCTGGTCGCCAAGGCGGCGCCGCTGGAAGACAGCGGCAAGCGCAAGGAGATGATGGCGGAAGTGGACGCGAACGTCGCGGAAATGGCGGCGAACTGGAAGGCCTACGAGGCGACCAAGCTGACGTCCGAGGAAGAGATCCTGAGCGCGCAGTTCGGCAAGGCGTACCAAGCCTTCATGGTCCAGGCCCTGCAGCCGGCGGTCGCCGCGGTGCACGCGGGCGATGCCGCCCGGGCGAGCCAGATCGTGTCCGGCGACATGGCCCGCCTGTTCCAGCCGCTGCGCCAGGCCGGCGAGGGCCTGGTCGCGCTGCAGCAGCGCGTCGCCAAGCAAGAGTACGAAGCCTCGCAGCGGACCTACGAGACCGTGCGCCTGCTGTGCCTGGCCGGCCTGGTGTGCGGCCTGATCATGGCCGCCGTGGTCGGCTGGATGCTGGTGCGCGCGATCGTGCGTCCGCTCGAGCAGGCCGTGCGGATCGCCGGCGCGGTGGCGGCGGGCGACCTGACCGAGAAGATCGAGGTCGCCTCGAAGGACGAGACCGGCCGCCTGCTGCAGGCCCTGAAGGACATGAATGCCTCGCTGGTGCAGATCGTGACCCGGGTGCGCGCCGGCACCGACACCATCGCCACGGCTTCCGGCGAAATCGCCGCCGGCAACCTCGACCTGTCCAGCCGCACCGAGCAGCAGGCCGGTTCGCTGGAAGAAACCGCTTCGTCGATGGAAGAGCTGACCTCGACCGTCAAGCAGAACGCCGACAATGCGCGCCAGGCCAATGCGCTGGCGGTCTCGGCCCAGCAGGTGGCGGGCAAGGGCGGCGAGGTGGTGCAGCAGGTGGTGCACACCATGGGCGCGATCAACAGCTCGGCAACCCGTATCGTGGACATCATCGCGGTCATCGACGGCATCGCCTTCCAGACCAATATCCTGGCACTGAATGCCGCGGTGGAAGCGGCGCGCGCCGGCGAACAAGGGCGCGGTTTCGCCGTGGTCGCGGGCGAGGTGCGCAACCTGGCGCAGCGCAGCGCCGCGGCGGCCAAGGAGATCAAGACGCTGATCGACGACTCGGTCGAGAAGGTGCAGATCGGCTCGGAGCTGGTGGACCGCGCCGGCGCGACCATGGCGGACATCGTGCAAAGCGTCGGCCGCGTGACCGACATCATGGCCGAGATCACCGCCGCCAGCCAGGAACAGACCGCCGGGATCGAGCAGATCAACAGCGCCGTGTTGCAGATGGACCAGGTGACGCAGCAGAACGCCGCGCTGGTCGAGGAGGCCTCGGCGGCGGCCCAGTCGCTGCAGCAGGAAGCGGCCGAACTGGCGCAGGCGGTCGGCATCTTCCGGCTCGATGCGCAGGCAGCGCCGGCACGGCCATCGGTAGCGGCGCCAGGCGTGGCGCGCGTGGCGAGCTCGCTGCCGGCCGTACGTCCGGCCAAGGGCGGGGCCCCGGCACGGCGCGCGGCCAAGGCGGCCGCGGCGCAGCCGGCACCCAAGGCCGCACAGGCCGTGGAAGCGGGCGAAGGCTGGGAAACGTTCTGA